The window ATAGCTACCTCATGTGTTTGCATATTTTCTTGATAGCTCCCCATAGTGCTCTTTTTCCGCCAATGATCCTCCTTCATCAACTCTTCGTACTCAGATACTTTAGCTACCAACTCATAATAATCATGGAAGTCGATCCCTTGGAATTTCTTTCGGTTTTCGAATTCCAAGCCTCGTTGAGCAATTTTTACAAACTCGACTTCGGGAATGTTGATTCGACATCGATGTCGCATTTTCTTAAATCTATTAATGAAATTTTCAACCGGTTTCCCATGTCGCTGCACTATATGGGAAAGTTCTGCCACATAGACCTCGGGTTCCGTTCGATAGAATTGGTTATGGAAaagcctttccatttgttctcaTCCATGAATGGACCCGGATGGCAAAGTGGTGTACCAAGAGAACGTTGGTCCTGTTAATGATCCTGGGAATAGGCGTAAGCGCAACATGTCGAAGTTCATAGCCATGCTCAAACCACTGCAttgaaaggtgaagcgtgccacatgCTCTATGGTGGATTGCCCTTCCTCTCCTGAAAACAAGGTGAAATCAGGGACTCTAAAGTTGTGAGGTAAGGGATATAGTTGATCGTACTGCGGTGGATACGGTTTTTGGAACTCGGGTTGGTACACCTCTCTTACGGCTGGCCCATAAatctcttggacgatgtttCTTATGCGTTGGGCCTCTCCCAAGTTGTTGGCGGGCTCCATGCGTGTGTGCatcgtccgttgtgggtgaaagcCGGTTCCTCTCCCATTGCCCCCCATATTATGAGTATGGTTTTCCTCATAGTATTCAGCATGGTTACTAGGCCCGATATGAGACCTGaactgttgttgaggtggtGAGACTTGAACGGGTTCTGGACTGATCCTATCACTGCGCTCATTAAACCTGAGGTTTTCTTCTCGAATTGGTGGAGGAGTATACCTCTCACCGGCGCCTGAGATCGGCGTTCCTTTTCCGTTGCCTGCCGGTCCTTGAGATGTTGACTTTTGTGAGAATAGCTCGGCACATTTTTCCGAGATTTTGTCGATCTCTCCGGTTAAATCGACAATCCTCTCCTCGAGAGCCGGAACCTTATTGGAATTGTTTACCGCCTCATTGCTGGTTTTGAATAGGGTCTCATTGATAGCTTGCATTGCGTTGCATATAACCTCATGATTCTCTTTCATGGTTTGTGAAAATCCATGTAGGAATTGGCTGATTTGCTTCTCCATACTCGCTAATAGTGGTGTTATGTCGAATATGGGTGggccttgaggtggttgttggCTTGCACTTCCTCTATTATTCACGGTCTCGGCTACAAAGCCTTCAGGCATTCCGGGCTCATTGTGATGATCTCGGTTctgattttgactctcttcggATTCCATCGGAATCCGATCTTTTCCGGTGTTCTTCCTAGGCGGCATTCTCCGTGAATACTTATAAGcgaaaatgatgaaattaagtTAGTAATCTAatattgaaaaaagaaagaacaagaaaataaacaaatggAATAAAAGCAAAGCATAAAAGATaagtggaaaataaaaaaatttaaataaatgtgAATCGGGTTATAAAGaaaagttttgaaatttttggcaaagccTAAATAAAAGTAGTTGGTctcactgggcgtgccaaaaattgttagcgttagctaataaattttggtaaggtAAAGTGGGGcgagaaaaaaaaatgagtcGTGTTTATATAAAAAGGGTATtgaaatttttggcaaagcttaaataaatgtcccactgggcgtgccaaaaattgttagtgatattttgcgaatatgctaatttcaaccttgtcacgtgtggttagggtgcgggcgtgccagagaaattatttctcaattattaaagacggttaagtttatggaattgcgcgccaaaacttgaaatctaaacgaaacgattggcgagggacgcaaggattgaaaaaaagtccctcttgggtctctagcgccgttataaaaactttgctagataaattattttatttaagctaatgcgggtaaattgaagacgagaaaataaaggaatttaaagtgcgaaattggcacaagatttggtgaaaaatcgatattttattgattgaataagtgtttgaaacatgaaattggaaatgaattacaattgaagtacttctatactaaacatatagctaattcaattgaattggaaaaacaaatcaaatacgaggaattgaaatgcaattaaaataaaaattggaattcaacaacaaactcggagccacaatagctatctcggattgatatTGAATTTTGGCgtcggcgtgaggtccttggagagctgcaatcggtcgggcccgtacggtatgtgcttggtgcaatggcaaaacgttggtaggcaaatggggcagatttagaccTTAACTTCGGGAGGTTCGTTTGGGTGCTTACGAAtgcggaattggacgagtaaatagtgtaaattgaacttcagaatgtcaggaacaactttgtataagggatcgaaggctaaaacagactttaaatagacgtaattgaggattgaaaatgactggacgaatctggaaaaatctgggcagaatagctaaaagaatttgggctggaaagatcagcttgtaactatagtttctgtgtacggaattgggaaattaaacacactagattgaaattcaggacgttaggaacaactttgtcgaagggatcgatggcaaaaaataacgttaaatggacggaatttggttttgaaaaaggttggacgaatctggaaaattaacttgaaaacagagttttagctaggaattgagcaaatttAAGGCTTGGAATGCTAACTTGAATTGGGAAACTTGAAAAGAAACTTGAATTAAGGCTAAAGGAGGCTTTAAAGAGGGATTGAAGctaagaaaaaatgaagaacaaaaggaAGAACTTGAAAGAACTTAAAGAACTTAGGAGCTAAGAACTtgaaactaagaactagaaaagagagagcattgaaagggacctttagagaggggtttgtgtttgtgttgagtgtgattttttatgaaggggagggggtctatttatagtattttagagtggcattttggtaatttttgagtggtattttggtaattagtcaccaactaacttaactaactccttaacttcctccaactaccaatgccacatcatcccactacctcaacttccattaacttccattgaccaattccaactgctgccgaaagagagtttacgccccgcgtatgtccgaCTACACCCCGCGTAGTGCAGCTTCTAGAGTTGGCGCGTTTTGTTGATGGTgcatacgcgtggcgtctctggtgtcacgtcccgcgtgaaggagtacgccctgcgtgttggtggatacgccctgcgtattggagcttctgatcttggaacactctgcgaatgcgtcttacgcatgacgtattggcaagtacgtcccgcgtaagaaagtacgccccgcgtaacgtgAAGGACGCGCTACGTATTTGAGTTTAGGACGTTGATTTCTtcggacgccttgtttacgcgctgcgtattgaggacacgccccgcgtggtgccagactctctcatgggttgaaggttagcttacacgtgtatttttcattattttctagacaaaaatagaaactataccctaaattaaacataagctttctatatacataaaaataaaatttattttattttgggccaacaattgcccccctcttttgtgtataaattgactagaattgaaaatttgtacataaaagaatgtatttaggattttttgaacctttttttttttggtgaaatttcttttatttttgttttaccaattGCATCAATCTTCTGGAGGCTTCGACTCCGTTTGAATAGGTTTTGAATGGTTTCTCGGTTGCCCGGACAACTTCCGCGTCCTCTCCTTTCCAAAATAGAAGGAGTTGGTGCAAAGATGATGGGATGCATGAGTTAGAGTGAATCCAATCCCTTCCTAAAAGCGCTTGATAGCTTGCAGTTGAATTTACTACGAAGAAAGCAACCGTGGTGGTGTGAGAGCCAATGGTGAGCTCCAAAGGTAGGACACCGTATGTCTTCGTGATTTCTCCTGTGAAGGCTGAAACGGATGCCTCTGATGGGATTATGTCTTGCTCCGATTTGCCTAGGGCCAAGACCGTCTTCATTGGTATGATGTTAACAgctgatccattgtcgatgagcactctgGATATTGTTTTGGCATCTATATGAGCCTTAACATATAAAGGTTTATTGTGGCGAGTCATCCTTGGAGTgggcttgtcaaagtaaaccctcCTCATGGCGTCTTCGACGGACGCCTTCGGTGTTGGATCTTCTCGCTCTTTGTGCTCGAGCTTAGGGGCTTCCTTCTTAGTGCCTTCACCTCTAAAATTTGAAGGTAAGGTCAAAGAGGTGGTTGCACAATCTGTCTGGATGATGAAATCCCCCACACGGATTTGGATGCTCTTTTCTtggtttttccctttttctttcgcATTATTAGAGTTAATGCTGGATGATTCCCTTTGactatttcttttctttgcctctctttttctttcttttcttttcgcATTTTTTGAGAGAGGTCTTGGGAACTTCTTATGGTTGATTATCTGCCACTGGTCGATGGGTAACGTCTTTGGAGGCTTCACAAAACGTGGTAGCCGTTGCTGCGTATCTTTCTTCTTTGAGCCCTTCGAACTCTCCTTCGACTTAGATGTTGATGATATCGCCTTTGGTACCCAAACTCGCCGGGTCCTTGGGTTGGAACACTCTTTTCCCTTGCCCTccccacactagtgaagtggcattgatcatgTTGGCTACCGGGAATGGATCATCATCGATCAacatgctttccttcttttccgggaattggagtatcccgcggttTATCCTATCCTGCACGGCATTTCTAAAACTAAAACAAGTTTGAGTATTATGGCTCCAGTTGTCGTGATACTTGCAATAGTCTCGTCCACGTATTTCTTCTTTAGCTGGAATCACATGTCTAGGTGGTAGTGTGATGAATTTTTCCTTCAACAAATAATCGAAGATTtcttccgtctttgagacgTCGAAAGTGTACTGAGCGGTTGGACTCCTTTTGACTACGTCTGGTGTCTTAGGGTTCTTTAACAAACTGGGGCACATCCGAGATCCGGTGTTTGCTAAATCGGCAATAGCTACCTCATGTGTTTGCATATTTTCTTGATAGCTCCCCATAGTGCTCTTTTTCCGCCAATGATCCTCCTTCATCAACTCTTCGTACTCAGATACTTTAGCTACCAACTCATAATAATCATGGAAGTCGATCCCTTGGAATTTCTTTCGGTTTTCGAATTCCAAGCCTCGTTGAGCAATTTTTACAAACTCGACTTCGGGAATGTTGATTCGACATCGATGTCGCATCTTCTTAAATCTATTAATGAAATTTTCAACCGGTTCCCCATGTCGCTGCACTATATGGGAAAGTTCTGCCAGACAGACCTCGGGTCCCGTTCGATAGAATTGGTTATGGAAaagcctttccatttgttcccatccatgaatggacCCGGATGGCAAAGTGGTGTACCAAGAGAACGCTGGTCCTGTTAATGATCCTGGGAATAGGCGTAAGCGCAACATGTCGAAGTTCATAGCCATGCTCAAACCACTGCATTaaaaggtgaagcgtgccacatgCTCTATGGTGGATTGCCCTTCCTCTCCTGAAAACAAGGTGAAATCAGGGACTCTAAAGTTGTGAGGTAAGGGATATAGTTGATCGTACTGCGGTGGATACGGTTTTTGGAACTCGGGTTGGTACATCTCTCGTACGGCTGGCCCATAAatctcttggacgatgtttCTTATGCGTTGGGCCTCTCCCAAGTTGTTGGCGGGCTCCATGCGTGTGTGCatcgtccgttgtgggtgaaagcTGGTTCCTCTCCTATTGCCCCCCATATTACGAGTATGGTTTTCCTCATAGTATTCAGCATGGTTACTAGGCCCGATATGAGACCTGaactgttgttgaggtggtGAGACTTGAACGGGTTCTGGACTGATCCTATCACCGCGCTCATTAAACCTGAGGTTTTCTTCTCGAATTGGTGGAGGAGTATACCTCTCACCGGCGCCTGAGATCGGCGTTCCTTTTCCGTTGCCTGCCGGTCCTTGAGATGTTGACTTttgtgagaacagctcggtACATTTTTTCGGGATTTTGTCGATCTCTCCGGTTAAATCGACAATCCTCTCCTCGAGAGCCGGAACCTTATTGGAATTGTTTACCGCCTCATTGCTGGTTTTGAACAGGGTCTCATTGATAGCTTGCATTGCGTTGCATATAACCTCATGATTCTCTTTCATGGTTTGTGAAAATCCATGTAGGAATTGGCTGATTTGCTTCTCCATACTCGCTAATAGTGGTGTTATGTCGAATATGGGTGggccttgaggtggttgttggCTTGCACTTCCTCTATTATTCACGGTCTCGGCTACAAAGCCTTCAGGCATTCCGGGCTCATTGTGATGATCTCGGTTctgattttgactctcttcggATTCCGATGGAATCGGATCTTTTCCGGTGTTCTTCCTAGGCGGCATTCTCCGTGAATACTTATaagtgaaaatgatgaaattaagtTAGTAATCTAatattgaaaaaagaaagaacaagaaaataaacaaatggAATAAAAGCAAAGCATAAAAGATaagtggaaaataaaaaaatttaaataaatgtgAATCGGGTTATAAAGaaaagttttgaaatttttggcaaagccTAAATAAAAGTAGttggtcccactgggcgtgccaaaaattgttagcgttagctaataaattttggtaaggtAAAGTGGGGcgagaaaaaaaaatgagtcGTGTTTATATAAAAAGGGTATtgaaatttttggcaaagcttaaataaatgtcccactgggcgtgccaaaaattgttagtgatattttgcgaatatgctaatttcaaccttgtcacgtgtggttagggtgcgggcgtgccagagaaattatttctcaattattaaagacggttaagtttatggaattgcgcgccaaaacttgaaatctaaacgaaacgattggcgagggacgcaaggattgaaaaaaagtccctcttgggtctctagcgccgttataaaaactttgctagatatttatttaagctaatgcgggtaaattgaagacgagaaaataaaggaatttaaagtgcgaaattggcacaagatttggtgaaaaatcggtattttattgattgaataagtgtttgaaaaatgaaattggaaatgaattacaattgaagtacttctatactaaacatatagctaattcaattgaattggaaaaacaaatcaaatacgaggaattgaaatgcaattaaaataaaaattggaattcaacaacaaactcggagccacaatagctatctcggattgatgttgaattttggcgtcggcgtgaggtccttggagagctgcaatcggtcgggcccgtatggtatgtgcttggtgcaatggcaaaacgttggtaggcaaatggggcagatttagaccTTAACTTCGGGAGGTTCGTTTGGGTGCTTACGAATgtggaattggacgagtaaatagtgtaaattgaacttcagaatgtcaggaacaactttgtatgagggatcgaaggctaaaacggactttaaatagacgtaattgaggattgaaaatgactggacgaatctggaaaaatctgggcagaatagctaaaagaatttgggctggaaagatcagcttgtaactatagtttctgtgtacggaattgggaaattaaacacactagattgaaattcaggacgttaggaacaactttgtcgaagggattgacAGCAAAAAATAACGTTAAATGAAcggaatttggttttgaaaaaggttggatgaatctggaaaattaacttgaaaacagagttttagctaggaattgagcaaatttAAGGCTTGGAATGCTAACTTGAATTGGGAAACTTGAAAAGAAACTTGAATTAAGGCTAAAGGAGGCTTAAAAGAGGGATTGAAGctaagaaaaaatgaagaacaaaaggaAGAACTTGAAAGAACTTAAAGAACTTAGGAGCTAAGAACTtgaaactaagaactagaaaagagagagcattgaaagggacctttagagaggggtttgtgtttgtgttgagtgtgattttttatgaaggggagggggtctatttatagtattttggagtggcattttggtaatttttgagtggtattttggtaattagtcaccaactaacttaactaactccttaacttcctccaactaccaatgccacatcatcccactacctcaacttccattaacttccattgaccaattccaactgctgccgaaagagagtttacgccccgcgtatgtccgactacgccccgcgtagtgcagcttctagagttggcgcgttttgttgatggtgcatacgcgtggcgtctctggtgtcacgtcccgcgtgaaggagtacgccctgcgtgttggtgGATACGCCCTGCGattggagcttctgatcttggaacactctGCGAATGCGTCTTACGCGTGACGTATTGgcaagtacgtcccgcgtaagaaagtacgccccgcgtaacgtgaaggacgcgctgcgtatttgagtttttgacgttgatttcttcggacgccttgtttacgcgctgcgtattgaggacacgccccgcgtggtgccagactctctcatgggttgaaggttagcttacacgtgtatttttcattattttctagacaaaaatagaaactataccctaaattaaacataagctttctatatacataaaaataaaatttattttattttggaccaacaactatataatttaattacatccaactaaaattttcaaaataaaaatacggataaaatacaaatttatctttttaactttaatatttttagtGTAAGAAGCAATTTTATTTAGACTCAAACAATGGTATATGGAATAATTATAGATCCGAATAATAGAATAAAACAAGATTCTTACATAGGTTAAGAGGTAAAGCCACGATGAACCTCAAAGGGGTGTTGGTGCACCCCTCAGTCGTCAGATTTACTTATAGGGGTGGTTGAAGGCTAAATTGCATTAATGGTCATTAAAGTTTgagattatttttaaaaaaatcattgaattttatctattttaataaagtcattgaaaatttattttattttttcaatcaaGTCACACAAAAAATAAGTAATTGGAATAGTAAAAATTTACTTTTATATATAACATGACAACACTGTGAATTAGTGATAGATCtagaattcactttctctcatGATTTATGGTtgctaaattaatatttttgatgtttttacataaaaaaaagttaaaaacccGTACACAATTTCCATGGAATTAACCACATTAGAACATTGATATTCCATAAAGAAAAATGTTATGGTTGTCATATTAATCGCAATTGATGATGTTattctataaaataaataaaattgaaaaatcttATACTGAAATGTTAGCCAATAATTATGAAAGTAAAAAATGTAATGATACATAATTCACtgatactttaaaaaaaaaaaattccaaaattacTCCTGGCTAAGAATTAAAGGAAAAATCAAGCCCAAGAATGAAGTTTAAATAAGCCAAGAGCCTTAGCCAGCCTTAAGGATAGAAAGCATAAATAAATAGCTAAGAGCCCAAAACCAAGAACTCTATCTAACCTCATATTGTTCCTTGGCAAAACCACAAGTGCCCATAACAACCCTCCAATTAAGAACCCTAAACTCTCAAACAAAGAAGGATCATAAGGAATTACATATGGATATGGATAATTAGACCATGATGTTATAACAAATGAAATCCCCAAACCCAACAATGTATTAAACATAGGAACAGCATAGCAACCTGATATAGCCACTTGTGCTCCATCTCCCCCTCCATTCACAGCCATTGCCACATTTGCTATCAAATCACCAACTGAATTACCCCATGCTAGGACTGTTAGCCCTAAAACTGAAGGGTCTATTCCAAACACATACCCTATTGAAACTAGCAAAGATACTAATTCCTCAGCAATTATGTAAGTCCATGTTACACTCATTAAGAATCCACCACCAAGCCATAGGCATAAGCAACTCTTTGGTGGGCTGCATTTTTTAGTAGTAAGCAATGCAACACTGCCGAGACTTATGCCTATGAATCCTGCTGTTCCGTAGGTGATCAGGCAGGTTTTCGAGCCGCCGGAATCGAATAATGCAGCTAATAGAATTGGTGCTAATGTTACTGAGGCAACTGCGTATGTTTTAGACCATTTATCTTCACTCACAACAGGAATAGTCAATCTTCTTGGCAAGTATAAAGGCAGCTCCAAAATACTACACAATGTTGCACTTTTCGCTACGAAAACCGGATGTTCATCATCAACATAGCCAAGTAATGATATGCCTAATTCCTCTACGTCTAAAGGGTTGAGTTTGTGTTCTCTTGTAGAGAGGAAGTGCATGAAGCAAACAACACAGACATAGAACAAATATACAGAAAGAAAACAAATGGAAGCCCAGAGAGTGATTTTTCCTACACTAATGATCAAAACAAGAGTAAAAagtgagaaaagaaagaagaaaacgTCCCGAATGAAGCTGCATTTATCGATAGAAACGTCTCGAGGACTCATGATTATGCTTATGACTCCAACAACAGCACTAGACACAAAAAATGCTCCACCTAGTATACTATTCAGCCCAAAATCACCGTTTTTGGAGCTAGTAAACGAAACAATACTAGCAAAAACATCCGGTGCACCGTTACCGAGTGAAAGAAGAGTGACACCAGCAATAGCAGGAGAAAGGTTTAAGATATTGGACAAGTTTTCTAAGGAGGAACAGAAGTATTCTGCAGCTGTGTTTCCTAATAGATAGAATAAAACAGCAAGCCATGCTGATAACATGACATAGCCTAGTACAGGAAATTTTCCAAAAGTGCAGTAAAATATTTGGAGATAGTTTATATACCCTTTTGGTCTGCACCCAGAATTAGACTTGATAAATATACACTTGAATTTGGAATCTGTGTGGTCATGAAGTCCAGTGCAGTCATTGCCTTGAACTGGAACCCGAACCGGTAAGGAACGGTGTGTGGTTGTGTGtggttgatgaagaagataTGAGATTGTGACATAGAATATGAAGAGGAAGAGAAAGGAGGAATTAAGGAAAAGAGTGAGCTTTTTGGATATGAAACTTACCATTATTCTAGGTGTTAAATGTGCAAGTGATGAAGTCcataaatttgagaaattatgGTGGGTGATTTACTGTGTTTTTGGATGGATTAAGGTTTAAATAAAAGGGTATGAAAAGAGTACAAAAGTTCATTCTTTTAGGATGGACAAGTAGTGTACAAAATGATATAGTTAATCCTAcaatatcatatatactaaGGCACCACAATGCTTCACTGTTTCTGCCAAATACATCTAATACTTGTTCTATATACGTAAACTACTGCCAActaactttattttatttagaattATCAAAACATTTAATGAAGCATATGATACCCCAAACGTCGTCAGGTCGGTCATGTCCAGGAGATGTTTTTGGCTAGTTCAACATGCCAGGGACATTTTGGACGTTTTGCGTCCCCAggatccaaaatctataaatacGAGAACTACACCCCATAGTTGAGGATTGTAcctttctctctctcactaCATTCCCATTTCTTTTAACTTGATCGTCCAAGTGTATCATAGGAACCACTCCCGTCGCATGAACAGAACGCCGAACATCTCCAATCTTCACTtcataatgttttaaaatatatagaaaatggtCAAACTTGAATTTTTAAATCCGCTCGTAATTAAAAAGATTAGCATACataacaaaatattaatatttctcCGCCGATTGTTTTGAGTCAAGCTTCCTAGTCCGTCAATGTACCCGTAGAAGTTGAAAGAATTACAATGCCCATCTCTTCTATCAATTTTCTCCAAAGtgaatttttattatcattttaGTCCTGCATTTTTTTGTGAATGTTAACATTTGTCACTTTTGAATTAATTTGGAAAATTGGGGACTAAATTGAAACCAAATTATAGTTGTGGAGTTAGTTTTCATAGTTGTAGAACTTAGTGTGGTAAACATACTGAGCAGATGTTTGAATACATTGACGTAACCTTTAGGTTTTAATGAGTCTGTCTGGACACTGATTTGAACCTTGCAACCTATTTAATGTACTTGTAATAACAATATTGAAAGAAACTTAGTAGCAGCAGTTGGAAGAAGAATTTTATAAATGGTTCATCATACTTTCACATAAGAAATAAATCATGAAAAGTAATAATTCATATTGGAACTTTCTTTTAATTGAGTATATTGAGCAGTAAAATTCAAGTGTTTTCAAGTTAGGTCAGTGAAATTATTATGATAGTTCATCATTGTTTGGTTGGCAAACTTCATTCTTTCTTACACTTAAAGTTAAAgagtaaaaattttaacttttcatTTCAAACTATTCGGTTATGCCAAAATCATGGAGCCAAGATATTTTAACCCCTCTATGTGCACTGGACCACGATTTACAAAGACAACTCAACTGACACAACATGGTTGATACGATTATAATTATCTTACAATTAGATAATGTATAATCATATGGAACATACATTTAACATAATACAATTTTGACTTGATAACCTAAAATTGTcacctataatttttttttttttttttttttttgaaacaagccGCCTCTAATTAGATTATGTGCTAATTTTAGTTCAAATTTGCCTAATAATTAGAATTCCAGTAAACATGTAATATACATCACATGGGAAACAAATAAACATACTTGCACGTGTATTTATTTGGTTAATTCTGGGTATATAATTAGGCTTCTGAGGGTCTCAGTAACCCAACTTTGTATGCACTAATTCCATATAAAATCATATTCAAACTAATTACTAGtactatataaataattttataatattcAAACTAGATTAAATAGTATATTAATAATTGAATAGTAACAATAATTAAGTAATAT is drawn from Euphorbia lathyris chromosome 9, ddEupLath1.1, whole genome shotgun sequence and contains these coding sequences:
- the LOC136206931 gene encoding cation/calcium exchanger 1, which encodes MVSFISKKLTLFLNSSFLFLFIFYVTISYLLHQPHTTTHRSLPVRVPVQGNDCTGLHDHTDSKFKCIFIKSNSGCRPKGYINYLQIFYCTFGKFPVLGYVMLSAWLAVLFYLLGNTAAEYFCSSLENLSNILNLSPAIAGVTLLSLGNGAPDVFASIVSFTSSKNGDFGLNSILGGAFFVSSAVVGVISIIMSPRDVSIDKCSFIRDVFFFLFSLFTLVLIISVGKITLWASICFLSVYLFYVCVVCFMHFLSTREHKLNPLDVEELGISLLGYVDDEHPVFVAKSATLCSILELPLYLPRRLTIPVVSEDKWSKTYAVASVTLAPILLAALFDSGGSKTCLITYGTAGFIGISLGSVALLTTKKCSPPKSCLCLWLGGGFLMSVTWTYIIAEELVSLLVSIGYVFGIDPSVLGLTVLAWGNSVGDLIANVAMAVNGGGDGAQVAISGCYAVPMFNTLLGLGISFVITSWSNYPYPYVIPYDPSLFESLGFLIGGLLWALVVLPRNNMRLDRVLGFGLLAIYLCFLSLRLAKALGLFKLHSWA